In the Drosophila virilis strain 15010-1051.87 chromosome 4, Dvir_AGI_RSII-ME, whole genome shotgun sequence genome, AGTAGTTCAAGGCTGATAAGATTTATTCGTTGAggccaaaaattattaatgcaGTAGCTTCATTTTTGATTGTTCCCATGGAGTCTTGTAAATGTCTGGCTTGGTCATatattgataatatatttCATTCAATAATAGCTGCTATCAAACATTTtacataaaatatgttattatctataaaacattttttatcaGCTTACAAAACgatgttttaatattttcaaacatatttcacagctaaagtaaaaataataataataaatttaccAGTGACAATGACAAAAACTACCGATAAACACAAATGTCCAATATTAACGCTTATCTGAATAGCCAAAGAacagtaaaataaatagataaatttATGACAATGTCGCATGGAAATGTCTCAAAAATTGGTTCTTTGTTTGCTGAATATACATAATCGGGATATAAACACAAATCTGGCATTCgttgtcttttttttaacaattttaacaattaaaaGTGTTGTAATTGTGCTCCATTCTTGAAAAAATCTCCTATTCATCCAATCTCATTAGAGCACTTTCCCTGTTAAACGCCTTTATGTATGTAATATTAATATCAAAGCcgaaaaaatgttgtttttaaaatgtttggcaTTCCAGGCTTAAGCCTGTGTAAGCCCAGCTCGCAACCTTGGTATAAAGCAGGTTGctcaaattgaaatgtaattCGATTGCATTGGGCAACTTAATTCAAAGTTGTGTTAAAGGTGGCCTCTGAATATTGTTAATAAGCCCCATAAGCCCAATAAATGGCCAACaatatatagtttttgttGTGCACGGTTGTCCGTGTCGCTGCGTATTTTTTATGGTTATTGTCTTATTGTAATGACCATTAAAATTGGCATTGTTATGGCCAGGACTATTGTTGTTCCCGttgatgttgttattgttgttgttgctgggtcCCACAGACATTGAATGAAAAGTGCAACAGCAGGTGGCAGGCAGCTGCGATGTCAGCTTAATAATTacaacgcacgcacacacacacacgcttacacacttacacacacacaccgagtGCAGTTGCATCTGCAagcaattttaaaatgaaaacccAGAAGAAAGCGGGGAAAAGCTGAAAAGCGCAGGGCAAACTGGCAGCCATTTGCACGTCGTCAGTGTCGacacattaaaataaatgagacTTTGCCGTAAGCAgatctgctgttgttgttattgttgctttaaAAATGGCAGAGCATTTTCACGTTTACCATGCAAAATTACGCGAAAATTACAATGCACAAAAGCATCGAGCGACATTCAGCTGAGTTCAGTTGAGCTCAGATAGTTCTCTTAACGGATCCGCTCCGTCCGTCCGTTGACTCTTTTTACGCATTTGCATTGCATGAATGAAAATTGCAGGTTGCAGGTGGGTAAAGGTGGTGGCTAAAGGAGTGCCAATTGGCAGACTGACCTGGTTGTCAGGTTCGTCAGCCTTAATTACATTGAACAACTTCATTGGAGATCCAACGAGCCAAGCTATGTTTGCCATTGCTGGAACCGCTCGTCAATGCTGACCAAATTGTTAATTGAATACTTTGAACAGGGATGATTACACGATGGATTTGAGCTGCCAAAGATTTCATATTCTCGCAAAAACTTGACTTTCGTGCAATGTTTTCCAGATTGTGTCTACTAGAATTTACTTTTCTATAGATATTCTTTGCTTTTCCTTTCAAATTAACTCTATTTTGTATACGCATATATAATGGCAAATGGCCTTTATTTAATAATCatgttattaaaatatattaacttTCCTTATTAAAAACATGCATACAAGATTAACCTCATAGTTTCACAGAAAATCTTGTTTAAGCCAACTATAGGCTGGCCCCTACAATATTTGCACAATGTTAAATAACTCTCGTTCTGTATTAAACTGCATTAAAGCGTCTTAAAATCGTATTCCGCTGGGTATcaatggcagcaacagctttAAAACTCCCACATAAACCATAAACCATAACCCTAACCCAATAAACCACTTTCAGAGGGTGTTCGTTACGttgactgttgctgctgctgctgctgctgctgctggcttcaATTTCACACCGCCAACAAGTGACAAGCAAAcgaacaaatacacacacacacacatacgcgtACAActatatacacaaacacacactggCAACGCATCAAAGTTGGTTGGCAGCATGCCACAAAAATGCTGCTGGctacaacaaaagcaaacggAAGTCAACAAAGGCGCAATATGGCAAAACGCGAAGggataaaacaacaacaggagcagcagagAAATGTGATCATAACGTGGGCGTCACACGATTTAACCCCCCGAGAGTAGACTATGAATTTTTATGGTGAAATttgccgtttttaatttgaacgcgcctcaaaaaataaacaaaacgccaaaaaaataaaaaaaaataaacacccACAAAATACGCAAAAAACTGTCAACAGGAGGCAAAATGGCTGAGGGTATGGTCATATTTTCTGCCCTGGGCTGCCGTGACACCTTCATGgagtccatgtccatgtcagTCGTGCAATCCGTGCCCCTCGTCCCCTCCCCGTGATAAAGCTCCCGACTTTCCCCCAGGCCGTCGCACCGGATATTTAtggcaaaaatgcaaaattaatgaTGTGTGACTTGAAAATTGTCGCCAAAAAAATGTGCCAAATTAAATTTCGTCTGAGCTCAGGAGCCAAAAGCCAGCGAACCGTTAAATTTCACCACCGCagcataaaattcaataaaacatTTCAGGCCCAAGCATCGTATTCCATTTACTTGGAACAGTTCCCACCCGATTCAGTTACAAATTCACAGAAATGTTTTAGACAACCATCCTAGAATCCTTGGCTTAAAATCCAAACTACGAAAGTATCTGATTTTTCACCCATGTTCCGAATATTTGGCTCTTTACAGTCTCGGAATAGGCATCTCGGCTGCTTATTGAACTTGTCTCTACTCTCCCTCTGTTGTTGGCTGCAATATCACCTGAAAAGCGAATTCAATTCCGATAACAGATTGCAAATGGTTTGCGTTTCGATTAGGGTTCAATTAAAGAAAACTATCAGAAATtagtttgaaatattttcgctTGAGtagattatttattttattttctttcgtttcttatattaaatatttagtattaagaaaactatttttattgaaGAGTCAATTCAGATTAGGTAAACTCTCAAATTGTGATCTTTTGTTATAGTTTTTATGAACTCTTCGGATTTATGcactataaatataaaatctaGAGACTTTAAATTTGGAATGTTGGTTCTGCTACCGATACCTAttttgtttaatcaaaatcaatGAGATTCGGAAGCCAGAAACACCAAATCTATTAAGCTTGTATTTATCTTAGCTTGGTATTTTTGGTACTTGGTACACTCTCCAGATAGTCTAAAATATCAAAATCGCCACTAATGCAGTACTGTGGGGATGCAGAACTGGCttctataattttaaatttcccattttcaacagaagagaaaaataattaaaaaatttctgGACCTGTATTACAACTATTGCAGATGTTATAGTACATTAACTAGAGCTTTCTTGGCACATTCTCCTTGAACTGCCCCATAACATTACCGGGTGGACTATAGTTGCAAACCACCCAGGTACGATCAGCCCTGCAAaagaaacaattataaaatatattagcAATCAATGTCGCTGCAGCTTGTCAAATCCACCTGCGTGCCACACCCGAGCCCATCTCCGTACACGCTTTCCAGATCAGCTGTGTAAAATGACCAGAGGTGGGCGTAAAATCGGGCTTATCAAAGTTAAAGGCATTGATCTCGCGGTACCACATGTCCACGGGCAAATCGCCAGTTACATCCATTCCACCagatagaaatatattttcgcCATATTTGGGCTGTGGACGATGCTCCATTGCGTTCCTATCGCGCAGGTGCTGTGGATCAGTAGGAATCGGTTACGACTATCGATTAGATGAGAGGCGAACCCTTCCGTACATTGGCCCACTCCTGAGCATACTTGTTGAGGTCGTTGTTAATCTTTAGCTCGGGGCAGCCGTGCATCTTTCGATACTTGTTGGTGGTGATAAACACATCTTTTAGGAATTTCTCATTGTTGGCTTTTGTATCTTGGCCAACAGGTCCGGGCGTACGCTCATGCGTTTTAGGTATCGGCGGCGGTCTCCTGGCCATGTATAATTTCGGGTGCACCCAGGTCCAGAAATGAAATTAACAACTTTTGAATGTTAaactaatttcatattttatttttatttttgacaaTGCGAAACACAAGCAAGTTTTGTCAAGTTCAGACAGGAGTCTCggataataaatataataatgaaataagaTGAATCAGTTGTGAAATGCAAAGAGTTTAGGAACCGCcacatacatttaaaattactcagttttcatattatttcaaGAAACTCAGTAGAAAAAAATCTTGCGGAGCTTACAAAAGTACTAGAAATTTTATggaattttttcaattttttctgGATTTTCATTGACAATTTCTTAATTAGCCTTTGATAGGATGAATTATCTTTATAAGCCTTTTGTTTGTGACTGAAGCTAATAATGTATCCCATATTTAGGCAAGGGTATTATCGTTTTGATTGATATCCAGATTAGATATTTCACAGACTCCAAATGACGAGAGGCTGTCAGTTGCTCATCCAACTCGGATATCAGTCACTGGCAGCCACATAATGATTGGATTAACCCACATGACGTATGAGTGATGTATGAACATTTGCATTAGCATTGCCTCGCTACGGTTATTAATGAGTTGCCGTTTCTTTCCACGACTCCGATGTGGCAGCCACAGCTGGGCGACACTAATTGCCAATTGAGTGAAGTAAAGTGACGTAAAGTCAGTTTCAGATGTTGGAGGCCACTTGCgaacataaattatttgtcAGCAGAAGGGAAACTAGCGACAGTCCAAGTTGCAAACAGTTCTGTGATTGCAAAtcaacaaacatttattttcgtGTTCTTGTCAAGGATTAAATAACCATGAAAAACGCTGTTATCCTGTCTAAAATGTTCAAATGCTTTTCAGTTTTCTAAATATATAGTATTACGTTCCTCTGTCTAATGAGCAATGTGCATTCCGTTTTAGGAGCTGGGAAGCCGAAGTTCTCACTGATGGGGAAAAACGGTTGTATAAAACGacattcaatatattttctaagcttctctcaaattcatttaataCGTGTTGAACACTTCTGAGAATATCCATCCCTGCTTGGTGCAAAAGACAGTCAAAGATTCGTGTGTGGGTCGTTTCTTAATGGAAATTCAAGCTTCATCAATGGATCTTGTGGTTTTATGGAATACGTTTTGCACACTTACCGCAAAATCTAGCCTTTTTTTGAATGATAGATAAGGGTTATTTGTTGAATGAGTGAAGCTTCGGGTATTGCTAATTCAAAAATATCcgaaaattcatttcaaaactttttttacaatttttcgaACAGAAATCATAATTTATCCTCAAGTATTAATTTTGTGATTGTATTGTTCACTATGTTAATCATTTGACTATTGATTGattattattgattatttGGACATTTACTTTGACAGTTCGGCAATCGTTTCAGCTTAAAGTCAG is a window encoding:
- the LOC6628416 gene encoding Golgi-associated plant pathogenesis-related protein 1 codes for the protein MARRPPPIPKTHERTPGPVGQDTKANNEKFLKDVFITTNKYRKMHGCPELKINNDLNKYAQEWANHLRDRNAMEHRPQPKYGENIFLSGGMDVTGDLPVDMWYREINAFNFDKPDFTPTSGHFTQLIWKACTEMGSGVARRADRTWVVCNYSPPGNVMGQFKENVPRKL